The Streptomyces seoulensis genome contains a region encoding:
- a CDS encoding NTP transferase domain-containing protein: MTDNAPAGPPPAASPESSGPAPVAGAPYDAVVLAGGGARRLGGADKPGVQVGGRALLDRVLDACADAATTVVVADPRSTTRPVRWAREEPPGAGPVAALDAGLRLTTAEHAVVLSADLPFLGADTLHRLLAALRDTGADGAMLTDDDGRDQPLVAAYRTAALRGALADLAAEHDGLTGLPLRRLTGALRLTRLTDPLASFDCDTWDDIAHARARIREHGHVLNEWITAVKNELGIDLEVDTRVLLDVARDVAHGVARPAAPLTTFLVGYAAAQGKGDAESIAEAAGKVAALAIRWEAEHSGGGSAPDAG; this comes from the coding sequence GTGACCGACAACGCCCCGGCCGGCCCTCCTCCGGCCGCATCCCCCGAGTCCAGCGGGCCCGCGCCGGTGGCCGGCGCACCGTACGACGCCGTCGTGCTGGCCGGGGGCGGTGCGCGCAGGCTCGGCGGGGCCGACAAGCCCGGTGTCCAGGTCGGCGGCCGGGCGCTGCTCGACCGGGTGCTGGACGCCTGCGCCGACGCCGCCACGACCGTCGTCGTGGCCGATCCCCGCTCCACCACCAGGCCGGTGCGCTGGGCGCGGGAGGAGCCGCCCGGCGCGGGACCCGTCGCCGCGCTCGACGCGGGGCTGAGGCTCACCACCGCCGAGCACGCGGTGGTCCTCTCCGCCGATCTTCCCTTCCTCGGCGCCGACACCCTGCACCGGCTGCTGGCCGCGCTGCGGGACACCGGCGCCGACGGAGCGATGCTCACCGACGACGACGGCCGCGACCAGCCGCTCGTGGCCGCCTACCGCACGGCGGCCCTGCGCGGAGCCCTCGCGGACCTCGCCGCCGAGCACGACGGGCTGACCGGGCTGCCGCTGCGCCGTCTGACCGGCGCCCTGCGCCTGACCCGGCTCACCGACCCGCTCGCCTCCTTCGACTGCGACACCTGGGACGACATCGCCCACGCCAGGGCACGGATCAGGGAGCATGGGCACGTGCTGAACGAATGGATCACCGCAGTCAAGAACGAGCTGGGCATCGACCTCGAGGTCGACACCCGCGTCCTCCTCGACGTCGCACGCGACGTCGCCCACGGCGTGGCCCGCCCCGCCGCACCGCTCACCACCTTCCTCGTCGGCTACGCCGCCGCGCAGGGCAAGGGCGACGCCGAGTCCATCGCCGAGGCGGCGGGCAAGGTCGCCGCCCTGGCCATCCGCTGGGAGGCCGAGCACAGCGGAGGCGGGTCCGCCCCGGACGCCGGATGA
- a CDS encoding molybdopterin molybdotransferase MoeA: MTASGTHAGPHAGNGDDLDVEEALALVREPRADRTERAGHAAARPAGHPEHPRAHGHEGATPWPRAREIAARAALTAKRRPDVTVALGDALGLVLAAPLDALSDLPSFDTSAMDGWAVAGPGPWRIRDGGVLAGHAPPEPLTDGEAVRIATGARVPTGVTAVLRSEHGRTGPQDRLHPTGEMSHGQDIRPRGQECRRGDRLLPAGTLITPAVLGLAAAAGYDTVTAVPRPRAEVLVLGDELLTEGLPHDGLIRDALGPMLAPWLRALGAEVIAVRRLGDDAKALRRAITTSRADLIVTTGGTAAGPVDHVHPTLDRIGAELLVDGVAVRPGHPMLLARTKAEQHLVGLPGNPLAAVSGLMTLAEPLLRALAAHPAPEPYRTPLREGVQGHPHDTRLVPVVLRGERAVPLHYSGPAMLRGIAAADALAVVPPGGAPQGAGMELLDLPWATAGIGVCFT, translated from the coding sequence ATGACCGCCTCCGGAACCCACGCCGGACCGCACGCGGGCAACGGCGACGACCTCGACGTCGAAGAAGCCCTGGCGCTCGTCCGTGAGCCCAGGGCCGACCGGACCGAGCGGGCGGGCCACGCGGCCGCCCGCCCGGCCGGGCACCCCGAACACCCGCGCGCGCACGGCCACGAGGGCGCCACCCCCTGGCCCCGGGCCCGCGAGATCGCCGCCCGGGCCGCCCTTACGGCCAAGCGGCGCCCCGATGTCACCGTCGCCCTCGGCGACGCCCTCGGACTGGTCCTCGCCGCACCCCTGGACGCGCTCAGCGACCTGCCCTCCTTCGACACCTCCGCGATGGACGGCTGGGCCGTCGCCGGACCCGGCCCCTGGCGGATCCGGGACGGCGGGGTGCTCGCCGGGCACGCGCCGCCCGAGCCGCTCACGGACGGCGAGGCGGTCCGTATCGCCACCGGCGCCCGTGTGCCCACCGGGGTCACCGCCGTCCTGCGCAGCGAGCACGGCCGCACCGGCCCTCAGGACCGGCTGCATCCCACCGGCGAGATGAGTCACGGTCAGGACATCCGGCCGCGCGGTCAGGAATGCCGTCGCGGCGACCGGTTGCTGCCCGCCGGCACTCTGATCACCCCGGCCGTGCTGGGCCTCGCCGCCGCGGCCGGGTACGACACCGTCACCGCCGTCCCGCGCCCGCGCGCCGAGGTCCTCGTCCTCGGCGACGAGCTGCTCACCGAGGGGCTGCCGCACGACGGGCTGATCCGGGACGCGCTCGGCCCCATGCTGGCGCCGTGGCTGCGCGCGCTGGGCGCCGAGGTCATCGCCGTCCGCCGGCTCGGCGACGACGCCAAGGCCCTGCGCAGGGCGATCACCACCTCCCGCGCCGACCTGATCGTCACCACCGGGGGCACCGCCGCCGGACCCGTCGACCATGTCCACCCCACCCTGGACCGCATCGGCGCCGAACTCCTCGTCGACGGCGTCGCGGTGCGCCCCGGCCACCCCATGCTGCTGGCCCGCACCAAGGCGGAACAGCACCTCGTCGGGCTGCCCGGCAACCCGCTGGCGGCCGTCTCCGGACTGATGACGCTCGCCGAGCCGCTGCTGCGGGCGCTGGCCGCCCACCCGGCGCCCGAGCCGTACCGCACGCCGCTCAGGGAAGGGGTGCAGGGGCATCCGCACGACACCCGGCTCGTGCCGGTCGTGCTGCGCGGCGAGCGCGCCGTACCGCTGCACTACAGCGGCCCCGCCATGCTGCGCGGGATCGCCGCCGCCGACGCGCTGGCCGTCGTCCCGCCGGGCGGGGCGCCGCAGGGCGCCGGAATGGAACTGCTGGACCTGCCGTGGGCCACGGCCGGAATCGGGGTGTGTTTCACGTGA